The following coding sequences are from one Nicotiana tomentosiformis chromosome 3, ASM39032v3, whole genome shotgun sequence window:
- the LOC104105800 gene encoding E3 ubiquitin-protein ligase BIG BROTHER-like, whose product MSNSLLHTHYSSGGIPSEIAENIKDLFPEDGDLSYEEVLLQQETVYLSFQANGKNRNMSSEYGQTSRGQQVSAQKGDSSRSFESQLALDEALARSLQLGDDFEDFCRDELNSTVAGNRGSPPRESPPVRSGNTSTRQDDIDPDSMTYEELRSLGEAVGQQSRGLSQDLISRLPTFKYKTGFFSKKKKMGECVICYAAYRSGDMLTTLPCAHMFHSECINRWLKERKNCPLCYEEVKDE is encoded by the exons ATGAGTAATAGCTTGTTGCATACCCATTATTCAAGTGGTGGAATCCCATCCGAGATCGCTGAGAATATAAAAGATCTTTTTCCTGAGGATGGTGATTTGAGTTATGAAGAAGTTCTTTTGCAACAG GAAACTGTTTACTTGTCATTTCAAGCAAATGGGAAAAACAGGAATATGAGCTCTGAATATGGTCAAACCAGTAGAGGGCAGCAGGTATCAGCACAAAAGGGTGATTCTTCTCGAAGCTTTGAATCACAATTGGCTCTGGATGAAGCTTTAGCTAGATCGTTGCAGTTAGGGgatgattttgaggatttctgcAGAGATGAGCTTAATTCTACTGTGGCTG GCAACAGGGGATCCCCTCCTAGAGAATCACCTCCGGTTAGG TCTGGGAATACGAGCACAAGACAAGATGATATTGATCCAGATAGCATGACCTATGAG GAATTACGGTCCTTAGGAGAAGCTGTTGGCCAGCAGAGCAGAGGGCTTTCACAAGATCTCATAAGTCGATTGCCAACTTTCAAATACAAGACCGGATTCTTctcgaagaaaaagaaaatgggaGA GTGTGTTATATGTTATGCTGCATACAGAAGCGGAGATATGTTGACCACTTTACCTTGTGCACACATGTTTCATTCAGAATGTATAAACCGCTGGCTTAAAGAAAGAAAG AACTGCCCCCTCTGCTATGAAGAGGTGAAAGACGAGTGA